One Pseudomonadota bacterium genomic window carries:
- the msrB gene encoding peptide-methionine (R)-S-oxide reductase MsrB, producing MEPPFEGLAGVRSVQSGYTGGPESNPSYKQVSSGRTGHTEAVQVVFSPEVIGYDRLLAIYWRSLDPTDAGGQFADRGRQYRPGIFYHDDSQKAAALASKRKLEQSGRFKKPIAVEITRYRAFYPAEDYHQDYYRKNSAHYKRYRKGSGREGFLRRVWDNQPPVSGVRRYARASDSELRKRLTPLQFRVTRQNATEPPFRNAYWDHKKPGIYVDVVSGEPLFSSKDKFKSGTGWPSFTRPLREHNIVRKADTSHGMRRTEIRSKHADSHLGHVFKDGPPPTGLRYCINSASLRFVPLDRLEAEGYRHLKP from the coding sequence ATGGAGCCCCCCTTCGAGGGTCTGGCCGGTGTGCGCTCGGTGCAGTCGGGCTACACGGGCGGCCCTGAGAGCAACCCCAGCTACAAGCAGGTCTCGTCGGGGCGGACTGGCCACACCGAGGCGGTTCAGGTTGTTTTCAGCCCCGAGGTGATCGGCTACGACAGGTTGCTCGCCATCTATTGGCGCAGCCTGGACCCCACGGATGCGGGGGGCCAGTTCGCGGATCGCGGCCGCCAGTACCGCCCCGGCATCTTCTACCACGACGACAGCCAGAAGGCGGCTGCCCTCGCATCCAAACGCAAGCTCGAACAGTCTGGGCGCTTCAAGAAGCCCATCGCGGTCGAGATCACCCGCTACCGAGCATTCTATCCTGCGGAAGACTATCACCAGGACTACTACCGCAAGAACAGCGCGCACTACAAGCGCTACCGCAAGGGGTCCGGTCGTGAGGGTTTCCTGCGGCGCGTCTGGGACAACCAGCCTCCCGTCTCGGGGGTCCGGCGCTATGCCCGGGCAAGCGACAGCGAGCTGCGCAAGCGCCTTACACCGTTACAGTTTCGCGTGACGCGCCAAAACGCTACAGAGCCTCCATTTCGCAACGCCTACTGGGATCACAAGAAGCCCGGCATCTACGTGGACGTGGTGTCGGGTGAGCCGCTCTTCAGCTCCAAGGACAAGTTCAAGTCGGGCACGGGTTGGCCGTCCTTCACCAGGCCGCTGCGGGAGCACAACATCGTGCGCAAAGCCGACACGTCGCATGGCATGCGGCGCACCGAGATCCGCTCCAAGCACGCCGACTCCCATCTCGGGCACGTGTTCAAAGACGGCCCGCCGCCCACCGGCCTGCGCTATTGCATCAACTCCGCGTCCCTGCGCTTCGTTCCCCTGGACAGGCTCGAGGCAGAAGGCTACCGGCACCTGAAGCCTTAG
- a CDS encoding MFS transporter codes for MRSFIASFTVMRGSPRELWIIYLTKILEIVAYGLMNTTLVLWLSSDLGFSDAEAGDTVAIWSTLMTLATVLVGSLVDSIGIKKSFLFGFWLCLLSRAMMTGTANVWMALVLGMLPMAVGHAMMVPVMNAALKIYSTVRQRTMAFALFYTMMNVGFAIAGWVFDFVRAELGEYGTQTLLGMELSTYRVLFFWATVATLPGLLITWFFMRDGVEATEEGIQIRAQQPRYRDSGLLMGTALSIRDAAQGTISKFVSVWRQSNFYRFLAFLTLVTMIRVVFFHMHYTFPKYGIRELGEGAPVGQLWGVLNPVIIVLLTPIVGALTGGMRAYSMIAVGSSAAALPVFFLAMPREWFQGLADGWPGHLIAHQWLGVEGPVNPLYVSIAIFVVLFSIGEAIWSPRLYEYTAAIAPKGQEGSYMALSVLPYFVAKLFVGMLSGRLLEAYCPAEGPRNSEMLWLVIALMALICPIGILVFRKHIRAEEAGRDDEAVQG; via the coding sequence GTGCGTTCCTTCATCGCCAGTTTTACGGTCATGCGCGGCTCGCCGCGCGAGCTGTGGATCATCTACCTGACCAAGATCCTCGAGATCGTGGCCTACGGGCTGATGAACACCACCCTGGTATTGTGGCTGTCCTCGGACCTTGGTTTCTCGGACGCCGAGGCCGGCGACACCGTCGCCATCTGGTCGACCCTGATGACCCTGGCAACGGTGCTGGTCGGCTCGCTGGTCGACTCGATAGGAATCAAGAAATCATTCCTGTTTGGTTTCTGGCTTTGTTTGCTTTCCCGCGCCATGATGACCGGCACGGCCAATGTCTGGATGGCGCTTGTCTTGGGGATGCTTCCGATGGCGGTGGGCCATGCCATGATGGTCCCCGTCATGAATGCTGCGCTCAAGATCTATTCGACGGTCCGGCAGCGCACCATGGCCTTTGCGCTCTTTTACACGATGATGAACGTGGGGTTTGCCATTGCGGGTTGGGTGTTTGACTTCGTGCGCGCGGAACTGGGCGAGTACGGGACCCAGACACTTCTGGGCATGGAGCTTTCGACCTATCGGGTGCTGTTCTTCTGGGCCACGGTAGCGACGCTGCCCGGCTTGCTGATCACCTGGTTTTTCATGCGCGACGGCGTAGAAGCCACCGAGGAGGGAATCCAGATTCGTGCGCAGCAGCCGAGGTACAGGGATTCCGGCCTGCTGATGGGGACTGCGCTGAGCATCCGCGACGCGGCACAGGGTACGATCAGCAAGTTCGTCAGCGTCTGGCGCCAGTCGAACTTCTATCGTTTCCTGGCGTTCCTCACGCTGGTCACGATGATCCGTGTCGTGTTCTTTCATATGCACTACACCTTCCCGAAGTACGGCATCCGCGAGCTCGGGGAGGGTGCACCCGTCGGGCAGCTATGGGGCGTGCTCAATCCCGTGATCATCGTGTTGCTGACGCCGATCGTGGGCGCTCTCACGGGCGGCATGCGCGCCTACTCGATGATCGCAGTAGGCAGCTCGGCGGCTGCGCTGCCGGTCTTCTTCTTGGCCATGCCGCGAGAGTGGTTTCAGGGCCTGGCGGACGGCTGGCCGGGGCACCTGATCGCGCACCAGTGGTTGGGCGTCGAGGGTCCGGTCAATCCCCTGTACGTCTCGATCGCTATCTTTGTGGTTCTGTTCTCGATCGGTGAGGCGATCTGGTCCCCGCGCCTCTACGAATATACGGCTGCCATCGCGCCCAAGGGACAGGAGGGCAGCTACATGGCGCTGTCGGTGCTTCCGTACTTCGTGGCCAAGCTGTTCGTCGGCATGCTGTCTGGCCGGCTGCTGGAGGCCTACTGCCCGGCGGAAGGACCGCGCAACTCCGAGATGTTGTGGCTGGTCATCGCGCTGATGGCGCTCATCTGCCCCATCGGCATCTTGGTGTTCCGCAAGCACATACGTGCCGAGGAGGCCGGGCGGGACGACGAGGCAGTGCAGGGGTAG